In the genome of Mycoplasmopsis pulmonis, one region contains:
- a CDS encoding ABC transporter ATP-binding protein/permease, which produces MLKIENLTKKYGHKIVLDNLNLEIENNSLTFIVGKSGVGKSTLLNLIANFEKPEHGLITFTKDEKTINLLDSKKEIKIDFITQKFDLMENLSAIDNILTIQHALGYSVDKKEIITLFEKFNFPENVIKEKVKNLSGGEKQRVAILRSSINNNNILIADEPTGNLDQQNAHQVLENLKFLSQKQMVIVVSHDLNLAQKFADKIIHLDEGKIAKIEDLKKTNFENENKLDFKLNKEQKFLNKFKPVSTLVFNDFRRNFIQFISLIFLLFISFFSISKVIELQKVETSLVSKNIAYLDADKISLSPKSINEEVKNWTNVDWFLKTHEDKIKNSLKTHERKSVSVSYNGKSINIIDLDEVHINDFYRERFIGNEDILGGGRFLENDEEIILSEEIVEKLNIEDPINKIIKLEIQNQVLDVKIVGVNKVKSFESINFQDSTRKRNVVFSYLSWNLFEKIHQKEISQLTNFAIQPLEKRGDTISIGRETFLIDQNNLTLIEKDEIQISEILANKILAKLGIKVGDKRKFEYFLSLRDKQGRQRNDKKISLDLTKTFQSSKEEIRISKRLLDLLKGPHYNSANIYLKNNQKFEDLENSLKQFVPDWELRSNAKIYANVLLGSSLSFNIAIISIMLLTSIFFLIQLIFSTKLIVNSKKKEMIILKSFGVSFKQIMFYHLVNIIFVTLVALTLVLIFYVPLNLIINTSLNSSFFIQINYLSVYGYIFVIWVITTILAALIYAGISYLSFKKKIALALKE; this is translated from the coding sequence ATGTTAAAAATCGAAAATTTAACTAAAAAGTATGGACATAAAATAGTTTTAGATAATTTGAATTTAGAAATAGAAAATAATTCTTTAACTTTTATTGTAGGAAAATCAGGTGTAGGAAAATCTACTCTTTTGAATCTTATTGCAAATTTTGAAAAACCAGAACATGGACTTATAACTTTTACAAAAGATGAAAAAACTATCAATCTTTTAGATTCTAAAAAAGAAATAAAAATTGATTTTATTACTCAAAAATTTGATTTAATGGAAAATTTAAGTGCCATTGATAATATCTTAACTATCCAACATGCACTAGGATATAGTGTAGATAAAAAAGAAATTATTACACTTTTTGAAAAATTTAATTTTCCAGAAAATGTAATAAAAGAAAAAGTAAAAAATCTCTCAGGAGGTGAAAAACAAAGAGTAGCAATTCTTAGATCATCAATAAATAACAACAACATTTTAATAGCAGATGAGCCAACAGGAAATTTAGATCAACAAAATGCCCATCAAGTTCTAGAAAATTTAAAATTTTTATCTCAAAAGCAAATGGTTATTGTTGTTTCTCATGATCTTAATTTAGCTCAAAAATTTGCAGACAAAATTATTCATTTAGATGAAGGTAAAATTGCAAAGATTGAAGATCTTAAGAAAACTAATTTTGAAAATGAAAATAAATTAGATTTTAAACTAAATAAAGAGCAAAAATTTTTGAACAAATTTAAACCCGTTTCAACACTTGTTTTTAATGATTTTAGAAGAAATTTTATTCAGTTTATTTCATTAATATTTTTACTTTTTATTTCATTTTTCTCTATTTCAAAAGTTATAGAACTTCAAAAAGTTGAGACATCTTTAGTTAGCAAAAACATAGCTTATCTTGATGCTGATAAAATAAGTCTTAGTCCCAAATCCATTAATGAAGAAGTAAAAAATTGAACAAATGTTGATTGATTTTTAAAAACTCATGAAGATAAAATAAAAAACTCTTTAAAAACACATGAAAGAAAAAGTGTTTCAGTTAGTTACAATGGAAAGTCAATTAACATTATAGATTTAGATGAAGTGCATATAAATGATTTTTATAGAGAAAGATTTATTGGAAATGAGGATATTTTAGGTGGTGGTAGATTTTTAGAAAATGATGAAGAAATTATTTTATCTGAAGAGATAGTTGAAAAATTAAATATTGAAGATCCAATTAATAAAATAATTAAATTAGAAATTCAAAACCAAGTTTTAGATGTAAAAATTGTAGGAGTAAATAAAGTAAAATCTTTTGAATCTATAAACTTTCAAGATTCAACGAGAAAAAGAAATGTAGTATTTTCATATTTATCTTGGAATCTTTTTGAAAAAATACATCAAAAAGAAATTTCTCAACTAACAAATTTTGCAATACAGCCATTAGAAAAGAGGGGTGATACAATTTCAATCGGGAGAGAAACCTTTTTAATTGATCAAAATAACTTAACTCTAATAGAAAAAGATGAAATTCAAATTTCAGAGATACTTGCAAATAAAATTTTAGCTAAATTAGGAATAAAAGTTGGAGATAAAAGAAAATTTGAATATTTTTTATCTTTAAGAGATAAACAAGGAAGACAAAGAAATGATAAAAAAATTAGCTTAGATCTTACAAAAACTTTTCAAAGTTCCAAAGAAGAAATTAGAATTAGCAAAAGGCTTTTAGATTTATTGAAAGGTCCTCATTATAATTCTGCTAACATTTATTTAAAAAATAATCAAAAGTTTGAGGATTTAGAAAATTCTTTAAAGCAATTTGTTCCAGATTGAGAGCTAAGATCTAATGCAAAAATTTATGCTAATGTTCTTTTAGGATCTTCACTTTCATTTAATATAGCTATTATTTCAATAATGCTACTTACATCTATTTTCTTTTTAATCCAATTAATTTTTAGTACTAAATTAATAGTAAATTCCAAAAAGAAAGAAATGATCATATTAAAATCTTTTGGAGTATCTTTTAAACAAATAATGTTTTATCATTTGGTTAATATTATTTTTGTGACTTTAGTTGCATTGACTTTGGTTTTAATATTTTATGTTCCACTAAATTTGATTATTAATACTTCACTAAATTCAAGTTTTTTTATTCAAATTAATTATTTAAGTGTCTATGGTTATATTTTTGTCATATGAGTAATAACAACTATTTTAGCTGCGCTTATATATGCTGGAATTTCATATTTAAGTTTTAAGAAAAAAATAGCTTTAGCTCTTAAAGAATAA
- a CDS encoding ABC transporter ATP-binding protein/permease, with protein MEMIQINNLNKNFKNRKLFNDFNLEIPENKLVFIVGPSGSGKTTLLHMISNITKVDSGKIIYNKNNESYSLQDNKTPIKVGIIFQNFNLLNNISSFDNVQIAHLINGTKAKKEYIDNYFDAFDLKNEKKILSRKLSVGQQQRISFLRALSLKSDILIADEPTGNLDSENKNKVFKELKKISKNKTVIVVSHDLESASKYADLIFHLKDGNLVDTEKFDDNIDDFQYDENLMNNNTNKTSIKYKFFVLPKLMLNDLRKNKINLILFLFSLVFSLIFLFFIFLFNISNKNLTLQNNSFLENDKVFITKKDNSFFTQEEINKFDKFPKEVNEVVKLNSLIKNNILFQYKNNIFPITEDVKNKFEQINFSTFFEKRIGWNQENIKVINKDFISNENGIIISQDLANSINYKQEENSNLSIIHLNSKIDLKVLGINNGKDLNSKVKTYINAMVFKNLLSQSSNSMKINEIVLYAKKVSEVEKLTNDLKEIDKNFFVTNNLNNITKIVNDNSKNINNLTILFFILISLMTFLIFLFYLKFVLNSKKKEMGILKILGASKKQIILYHLAHIFLIAILSLVGILILFEPSQLLFNYVLKVREFFSPSLNQKIAAIFAAWSIVNSIIIIIYLVASYKLLKIEVSKLFKF; from the coding sequence ATGGAAATGATTCAAATTAATAATTTAAATAAAAATTTCAAAAATAGAAAACTCTTCAATGATTTTAATCTAGAAATTCCTGAAAATAAACTTGTTTTTATTGTAGGACCTTCAGGTTCTGGGAAAACCACTTTATTACACATGATATCCAATATTACGAAAGTAGATTCTGGGAAAATCATATATAACAAAAATAATGAAAGTTATAGTTTACAAGATAATAAAACTCCAATTAAAGTTGGGATCATTTTTCAAAATTTTAATCTTTTAAATAATATATCTTCATTTGATAATGTACAAATAGCTCATTTAATAAATGGCACTAAAGCTAAAAAAGAATACATTGATAATTATTTTGATGCTTTTGATTTAAAAAATGAGAAAAAAATTTTGTCAAGAAAATTATCAGTGGGTCAACAACAAAGAATTTCTTTTTTAAGAGCTTTATCTCTAAAAAGTGACATTTTGATAGCAGATGAGCCAACTGGAAATTTGGATTCTGAAAACAAAAATAAAGTTTTTAAAGAACTTAAAAAAATTTCTAAAAATAAAACTGTAATTGTTGTTTCTCATGACCTTGAATCAGCTTCGAAATATGCAGATTTGATTTTTCATTTAAAAGATGGTAATCTTGTAGATACAGAAAAATTTGATGACAATATAGATGATTTTCAATATGATGAAAATTTGATGAACAACAATACAAATAAAACAAGTATAAAATACAAGTTTTTTGTTTTACCTAAGTTGATGTTAAATGATTTAAGAAAAAATAAGATAAATTTAATACTGTTTTTATTTTCTTTAGTATTTAGTTTAATCTTTTTATTCTTCATTTTCTTATTTAACATTTCTAACAAAAATTTAACTTTACAAAATAATAGTTTTTTAGAAAATGATAAAGTTTTTATAACTAAAAAAGATAATAGTTTTTTCACACAAGAGGAAATAAATAAATTTGATAAATTTCCTAAAGAGGTTAATGAAGTAGTTAAACTTAATTCTTTAATTAAAAACAACATTTTATTTCAATACAAAAATAATATTTTTCCTATAACAGAAGATGTAAAAAATAAATTTGAACAAATTAATTTTTCGACTTTTTTTGAAAAAAGAATTGGTTGAAATCAAGAAAATATTAAAGTTATTAATAAAGATTTTATTAGCAATGAAAATGGAATAATTATTTCACAAGATTTAGCTAATTCAATAAACTATAAACAAGAAGAAAATTCTAATTTATCTATTATCCATTTAAATTCAAAAATTGATTTAAAAGTATTAGGCATAAATAATGGAAAAGACCTAAACTCTAAAGTAAAAACTTATATTAATGCTATGGTTTTTAAAAACCTTTTGTCACAATCTAGCAATTCAATGAAGATTAATGAAATTGTTTTGTATGCAAAAAAAGTAAGTGAAGTTGAAAAACTTACAAATGATTTAAAAGAAATTGATAAAAATTTTTTTGTTACAAATAATCTAAACAACATAACAAAAATTGTCAATGATAATTCAAAAAATATTAATAATTTAACAATTCTCTTTTTTATTTTAATCTCTCTAATGACATTTCTTATTTTTTTATTTTATCTAAAATTTGTTTTAAATTCTAAGAAAAAGGAAATGGGAATTCTCAAGATTTTAGGAGCTTCAAAGAAACAAATAATACTATATCATCTTGCACACATTTTTTTAATTGCAATATTATCATTGGTTGGAATTTTAATACTTTTTGAACCCTCTCAATTACTTTTTAATTATGTGTTGAAAGTTAGGGAATTTTTTTCTCCATCATTAAATCAAAAAATTGCAGCCATTTTTGCAGCATGAAGTATTGTTAATTCCATAATTATAATTATTTACTTGGTTGCTTCTTATAAATTATTAAAAATAGAAGTTTCAAAACTGTTTAAATTTTAA
- the lepB gene encoding signal peptidase I, translated as MKKKRKMIMLITTIFTTLFFITFLITFFQFFSIIKISGNSMFPTFKDGSLKLFKKTNQNLNLFQIVVFNKNDNLYVKRIIALPGDNLIFENGKVFRNDQDITNLFDPNELTLEKKLVVPNNAYFVIGDNTTQSTDSRHFGFVFDQEIIAKY; from the coding sequence ATGAAGAAAAAGAGAAAAATGATAATGTTAATAACAACAATATTCACAACGTTATTTTTTATAACATTTTTGATTACATTTTTTCAATTTTTTTCAATTATTAAAATATCTGGCAATTCCATGTTTCCTACATTTAAAGATGGTAGCCTAAAACTATTTAAAAAAACTAATCAAAATTTAAATCTTTTTCAGATCGTTGTTTTTAATAAAAATGATAACTTGTATGTAAAAAGAATAATTGCACTTCCAGGTGATAATTTAATTTTTGAAAATGGAAAAGTTTTTAGAAATGATCAAGATATTACAAATCTATTTGATCCTAATGAACTAACTCTTGAAAAAAAACTAGTTGTTCCTAATAATGCCTATTTTGTCATTGGAGACAATACAACTCAAAGTACAGATAGTAGACATTTTGGTTTTGTTTTTGACCAAGAAATTATTGCAAAATATTAA
- a CDS encoding alpha-amylase family glycosyl hydrolase: MYKKIFIFLTPLLLLTQTITISCINKNEKNWGDKNFKKNIEKENLNNLTYVDKSLEAKNEAPFIEKQKSNVIYQLTVYSFADGNNDGIGDFIGLKNNIDYFVKLGINTLYLSPIHPASSYHGYDVIDYLDVAPELGGMEAFKEFLKVSHANGIKVVMDLVFNHSSFEHPWFQEALNGNTKYQNYYYFLDENISKDTQGLGIDSQDLRNQFKNLKNKQASNKKYVAHFWPGMPDLNLNNSDLIKELKAIQRYWSKIGVDGFRYDAFYHFFDSNNQHKPRENGNQKINSIFQKLRSTNKEAINDNTQRSSKEPFLFGEWWKSPFEANDYLDIKNQGLDSVIDGRNWKDNINVSINAKEQRALLEFLNKNNSTWMPFLDNHDVERWINKVRRQINKNVASVDKLSELEISLMKYALVSLLSRAGSPILYNGNELNLHGGPKQAGDHFVREAFPWKDRTKQVDFYELRSGKENSRIFLNLSKNEEKIEDAIKNENSTFNLVKQLNEIRNKYQYVVSQDPNTIADLEEILSESEIRKYQNNLNLRKNNQGEYLLYIFGWGNNDISFKIKNNFKIDQILLQKNININTQTREISSSGIGTYAVLKINKKSEAI, translated from the coding sequence ATGTATAAAAAAATATTTATCTTTTTAACACCACTTTTGTTACTTACTCAAACAATAACTATTTCTTGTATTAATAAAAATGAAAAAAATTGAGGTGACAAAAATTTTAAAAAAAATATTGAAAAAGAAAATTTAAATAATTTAACTTATGTTGATAAATCACTAGAGGCAAAAAATGAAGCACCTTTTATTGAAAAACAAAAATCAAATGTAATTTATCAACTAACTGTTTATTCTTTTGCAGATGGAAATAATGATGGAATTGGTGATTTTATAGGACTTAAAAATAATATTGACTATTTTGTAAAACTTGGAATCAATACACTCTATCTTTCTCCCATTCATCCTGCTAGTTCATATCATGGTTATGATGTAATTGATTATCTTGATGTTGCCCCTGAACTTGGTGGTATGGAGGCTTTTAAAGAATTTTTAAAAGTATCTCATGCAAATGGTATTAAAGTTGTAATGGATTTAGTGTTTAATCACTCTTCTTTTGAGCATCCATGATTTCAAGAAGCACTAAATGGAAACACTAAGTATCAAAATTATTATTATTTTTTAGATGAAAATATTTCAAAGGATACACAAGGTCTTGGAATTGATAGTCAAGATCTAAGAAATCAATTTAAAAATCTTAAAAATAAACAAGCAAGCAATAAAAAATATGTTGCACATTTTTGACCAGGAATGCCTGATTTAAATTTAAATAATTCTGATTTAATTAAAGAGTTAAAAGCTATTCAAAGATATTGATCAAAAATTGGAGTTGATGGTTTTCGTTATGATGCTTTTTATCATTTTTTTGATAGTAATAATCAACATAAACCAAGAGAAAATGGTAATCAAAAAATTAATTCAATTTTTCAAAAATTAAGATCAACTAATAAAGAAGCAATAAATGATAATACTCAAAGATCATCTAAAGAACCATTTTTATTTGGTGAGTGATGAAAATCTCCTTTTGAAGCAAATGACTATCTTGATATTAAAAATCAAGGATTAGATAGTGTCATTGATGGACGTAATTGAAAAGATAATATTAATGTTTCAATTAATGCAAAAGAACAAAGAGCATTATTGGAATTTTTAAACAAAAATAATTCAACTTGAATGCCTTTTTTAGACAACCATGATGTTGAAAGATGAATTAACAAAGTAAGAAGACAAATTAATAAAAATGTAGCATCAGTTGATAAGCTTAGTGAATTAGAAATTTCACTAATGAAATATGCTCTTGTATCTTTGCTTTCAAGAGCTGGAAGCCCAATCTTATATAACGGAAATGAGCTTAATTTACATGGAGGACCCAAACAAGCTGGAGATCATTTTGTAAGAGAGGCTTTTCCTTGAAAAGATAGAACAAAACAAGTTGATTTTTATGAATTAAGATCAGGAAAAGAAAATAGTAGAATTTTTTTGAATTTATCTAAAAATGAAGAAAAAATAGAAGATGCCATAAAAAATGAAAATTCAACTTTTAATCTTGTTAAACAACTAAATGAAATTAGAAATAAATATCAATATGTTGTTTCTCAAGATCCCAATACAATTGCTGATTTAGAAGAGATTTTGAGTGAAAGTGAAATTAGAAAATATCAAAACAACTTAAATTTAAGAAAAAACAATCAAGGAGAATATTTACTTTATATTTTTGGATGAGGAAACAATGATATTTCTTTTAAAATCAAAAACAATTTTAAAATTGATCAAATCTTATTGCAAAAAAATATAAATATAAATACTCAAACAAGAGAAATTTCTTCTAGTGGAATAGGTACTTATGCTGTTTTAAAAATTAATAAAAAAAGTGAGGCAATTTAA
- a CDS encoding alpha-amylase family glycosyl hydrolase translates to MKTKISKWNEKIIYQIFPRSFYDSNNDGNGDLKGIINKLKYLKLLGINAIWLCPIYETDFVDAGYDVSNYKEVWKKFGTINDFKELVKEAKKYDIDIIMDIVLNHTSTNHVWFKKAIESENNPEHNYYIWTKNPKNEESIFGGSAWEYVPNLNKYYFHLFSKEQADLNWESNETISAMVDVVNYWYNLGVKGFRLDAIQHVHKELKDEQFSHSFSSKMVAFLQKFLNQVKKDKDDIFFIAEASGITPEKVLKYSKDEEKIADNFFNFSTWYVGWGKQTGRNGYDPNWTVDNLVNDNFIEYQNNDKIENLMITNFLSSHDTSRAISRWGNENLFWKESAKSLALFQFMQKGLQCILYGEEIGMLNSVFKTRDDFRDIDVYNSYQLFVDKNKVYTEEEMTRFHNINSRDHSRLPMIWNNKTNYGFNDGFKPWIQFGKYFKNASVEEQIEDQNSIFYFYKNLIEARNKYKNILVYGKSFFEFEKDKKLIKITRQDKDNNYIISLINLTPREIEINDQDLGEILLTTYTDKKEFKNILRPYESIMFLR, encoded by the coding sequence ATGAAAACAAAAATAAGCAAATGAAATGAAAAAATAATTTACCAAATTTTTCCAAGATCATTTTATGATTCAAACAATGATGGCAATGGAGATCTAAAGGGTATTATTAATAAATTAAAATATTTAAAGCTACTAGGTATTAATGCAATTTGGCTTTGTCCAATTTATGAAACAGACTTTGTTGATGCAGGATATGATGTTTCTAACTACAAAGAAGTTTGAAAAAAATTTGGAACAATTAATGATTTTAAAGAGCTTGTAAAAGAAGCAAAAAAATATGATATTGACATAATCATGGATATTGTTCTTAATCATACATCAACAAATCATGTTTGATTTAAAAAGGCAATCGAATCAGAAAATAATCCAGAACATAATTATTATATTTGAACTAAAAATCCAAAAAATGAAGAGTCAATTTTTGGAGGTAGTGCCTGAGAGTATGTTCCTAATTTAAATAAGTATTATTTTCACCTTTTTAGTAAAGAACAAGCTGATTTAAATTGAGAATCTAATGAAACAATTTCTGCTATGGTTGATGTTGTAAATTATTGATACAACCTAGGTGTTAAAGGTTTTAGATTAGATGCAATTCAACATGTCCACAAAGAATTAAAAGATGAACAATTTAGTCATTCATTTAGTTCAAAAATGGTTGCTTTTTTACAAAAATTTTTAAATCAAGTTAAAAAAGATAAAGATGATATTTTTTTCATTGCAGAAGCCTCTGGAATAACTCCGGAAAAAGTTTTAAAGTATAGTAAAGATGAAGAAAAAATTGCAGATAACTTTTTCAACTTTTCTACATGATATGTAGGTTGAGGAAAACAAACTGGAAGAAATGGTTATGATCCAAATTGAACAGTTGATAACCTAGTAAATGACAATTTTATTGAATACCAAAATAATGACAAAATTGAAAATTTAATGATTACAAATTTTTTATCTTCTCACGATACTTCACGAGCTATTTCAAGATGAGGAAATGAAAATCTTTTTTGAAAAGAATCTGCAAAATCACTTGCACTTTTTCAATTTATGCAAAAAGGATTACAATGCATTTTGTATGGAGAAGAAATTGGTATGTTAAATTCTGTTTTTAAAACTAGAGATGATTTTAGAGACATTGATGTTTATAATTCTTATCAATTATTTGTTGATAAAAACAAAGTTTATACAGAAGAGGAAATGACAAGATTTCATAACATAAATTCAAGAGATCATTCAAGGCTTCCAATGATATGAAACAATAAAACAAACTATGGTTTTAATGATGGTTTTAAACCTTGAATTCAATTTGGAAAATATTTTAAAAATGCTTCTGTTGAAGAGCAAATTGAAGATCAAAATTCAATATTTTATTTTTACAAAAATCTTATTGAAGCTAGAAATAAATATAAAAATATATTAGTTTATGGAAAAAGCTTTTTTGAATTTGAAAAAGATAAAAAATTAATAAAAATAACTAGACAAGATAAGGACAATAATTACATTATAAGTTTAATTAATTTAACACCTAGAGAAATAGAAATTAATGATCAAGATTTAGGTGAAATTTTGCTAACAACATATACTGATAAAAAGGAGTTTAAAAATATTTTAAGACCTTATGAGTCGATAATGTTTTTAAGATAA
- a CDS encoding glycoside hydrolase family 65 protein translates to MPKLFYDLKNFKIYQKGYDPLLSGKTESIFAQGNGYLGIRAVDEENSHFHKEDFFINGLFNRGDENEVSELANLSNTIQLKILIDGRVFETSHVSSYYKELDLKNGKLKRILRYKQKDKFFELIFERLVDQENKQLYAQKITIKQLKGLESEIKIFPLIDGQSTNRGIQHFKEGKKLLISDALIQYQEQTNQSNFWAIHNMKIKVFENKKLLECDNDNFVIKMARRQIGYEIKSKVSIGKDFVLEKIMSVNSLTKDVENNFDNFYQQSLENAKKIDKLTFDDFEKNSQKQFDKIYSQFDVQIEGNKSAQYDFLAMKFALYHMNIFVPNDPRLSVGAKGLSGEGYQGHCYWDTEFFVMPNYLFTNPKIARNLLEYRYLGINGARDKAKEKNLLGAQYPWEAALPEEGEVTPYWGQPNITTGEQVPIASREQEIHVPGDVAFAVNQYFEATNDQKFMNDMGYEMIFDTAMFWASRAECNNDICQITNVMGPNEYKGNIDNNNFINLIAKRNLELALKHKKILESTSEARQILNSVLEKIPYPINWEKIEYVFEKMYLQKPNENLIIAENDQFLKLSRVDISEFQFLGDAGTKLFNTIEGNKKLNSQIVKQADVVLSMFIFKELFSKKIIEANLDFYLPVTTHDSSLSATTYTIVAIDLRKMDIAQKLFKYSIDIDLGTNFRSSDQGIHSGSLAAIWQTIVFGFGGFRFYNNQIHINPILAKGWTKLSYSVIVKNIKLKVNVYPKYFEIIKNGEDNLDIFVNGKEVTLDKVKNVFEVNFD, encoded by the coding sequence ATGCCAAAATTATTTTATGATTTAAAAAATTTTAAAATTTATCAAAAGGGATATGATCCCTTACTTTCTGGAAAAACAGAATCAATTTTTGCTCAAGGTAATGGTTATTTAGGTATTAGAGCAGTTGATGAAGAAAATTCTCATTTCCATAAAGAAGATTTTTTTATCAACGGACTTTTTAATAGAGGTGATGAAAATGAGGTTTCTGAACTTGCTAATTTATCAAACACCATTCAACTAAAAATTTTAATTGATGGACGTGTTTTTGAAACCTCTCATGTTTCTAGTTACTATAAGGAATTAGACTTAAAAAATGGTAAGTTAAAAAGAATATTAAGATACAAACAAAAAGATAAATTTTTTGAACTTATTTTTGAAAGATTAGTTGATCAAGAAAACAAACAACTCTATGCTCAAAAAATCACCATCAAACAATTAAAAGGACTAGAAAGTGAAATTAAAATTTTTCCTCTAATTGATGGACAAAGTACTAATAGAGGAATTCAACATTTTAAAGAAGGTAAAAAACTTTTAATAAGTGATGCATTAATTCAATATCAAGAACAAACAAATCAAAGTAATTTTTGAGCAATTCATAACATGAAAATTAAAGTTTTTGAAAATAAAAAGTTGCTTGAATGTGATAATGATAATTTTGTTATTAAAATGGCAAGACGTCAAATTGGTTATGAAATAAAATCAAAAGTTTCAATTGGTAAAGACTTTGTTCTTGAAAAAATAATGTCTGTAAATTCTTTGACAAAAGATGTTGAAAACAATTTTGATAATTTTTATCAACAATCACTTGAAAATGCAAAAAAAATTGATAAATTAACTTTTGATGATTTTGAAAAAAATTCACAAAAACAATTCGACAAAATTTATAGTCAATTTGATGTGCAAATAGAAGGAAATAAAAGTGCACAATATGATTTTTTAGCAATGAAATTTGCACTTTATCATATGAACATTTTTGTTCCAAATGATCCTCGATTATCAGTTGGTGCAAAAGGTTTATCTGGAGAGGGTTATCAAGGACATTGTTATTGAGATACAGAATTTTTTGTAATGCCAAACTATCTTTTTACAAATCCAAAAATTGCTCGCAATTTGCTGGAATATCGTTATCTAGGAATTAATGGAGCAAGAGATAAAGCCAAAGAAAAAAATCTTCTTGGTGCTCAATATCCTTGAGAAGCTGCTCTTCCTGAAGAAGGAGAAGTAACTCCATATTGAGGACAGCCCAACATCACTACAGGTGAGCAAGTTCCCATTGCATCTAGAGAACAAGAAATTCATGTTCCAGGAGATGTAGCTTTTGCTGTAAATCAATATTTTGAAGCAACAAATGATCAAAAATTTATGAATGATATGGGTTATGAAATGATTTTTGATACAGCAATGTTTTGAGCTTCTCGTGCAGAGTGCAATAATGATATTTGTCAAATAACCAATGTTATGGGACCAAATGAATATAAAGGAAACATTGACAATAACAATTTCATAAATTTAATTGCAAAAAGAAATTTAGAGCTTGCGCTAAAGCATAAAAAAATATTAGAATCAACATCAGAGGCAAGACAAATTTTAAATAGTGTTTTAGAAAAAATACCTTATCCAATAAATTGAGAAAAAATAGAGTATGTTTTTGAAAAAATGTATCTTCAAAAACCAAATGAAAATTTAATCATTGCTGAAAATGATCAATTTTTAAAACTATCAAGAGTTGATATAAGTGAATTTCAATTTTTAGGTGATGCTGGTACAAAACTTTTTAATACCATAGAAGGAAATAAAAAATTAAATTCTCAAATAGTTAAACAAGCTGATGTTGTTTTATCAATGTTCATTTTTAAAGAACTTTTTTCAAAAAAAATTATTGAAGCTAATTTAGATTTTTATCTTCCAGTAACAACTCATGATTCTTCACTAAGTGCAACTACTTATACAATAGTTGCAATTGATTTAAGAAAAATGGACATTGCTCAAAAGCTTTTTAAATATTCAATTGATATTGATTTAGGAACTAATTTTAGATCAAGTGATCAAGGAATTCACTCTGGATCACTTGCTGCAATTTGACAAACTATAGTTTTTGGTTTTGGTGGTTTTAGATTCTATAATAATCAAATTCACATTAATCCAATTCTTGCTAAAGGCTGAACAAAATTATCTTATTCAGTCATTGTAAAAAACATTAAATTAAAAGTTAATGTTTATCCAAAATATTTTGAAATTATTAAAAATGGCGAAGATAATTTAGATATCTTTGTAAATGGAAAAGAAGTAACTTTAGATAAAGTAAAAAATGTTTTTGAGGTTAATTTTGATTAA